A window from Ornithorhynchus anatinus isolate Pmale09 chromosome X4, mOrnAna1.pri.v4, whole genome shotgun sequence encodes these proteins:
- the LOC120638137 gene encoding LOW QUALITY PROTEIN: uncharacterized protein LOC120638137 (The sequence of the model RefSeq protein was modified relative to this genomic sequence to represent the inferred CDS: deleted 1 base in 1 codon): MDVTHWGRDCVHVSVDTHSGFLMATKQPGEAVRHVQSHLYHWFASSGVPREIKTDNGPAYTSQTMAKFFTTFGIKHVTCIAYNPNGQAIVEHANRMLRTLLTKQGVGWRVGQRELDTAVYTHSFLGVDRVSGLTPAMRHLCVADKSGLPSRWTQMDDVAQQAMWKDAQVLGDNVTTLITWDNPIRNHSYSEAAAPVLFASLAGTQHPGLWKAFTTLRTMNVTVHSCPCKGPCQDYPYRVWRAVFREGLNITLESTPENCTDYRYHFTGRILIPSPYAFLHCRLGSNRSVEGHGQGIVTFLVWRPGYLLVPVRSAHPWFSSLSERNWYHVSQWIKQQRRELFEAVLGIASLAFSAFQEWQIQNLFDGIGYLGSQLQAFMHSTCQAFAVQQQLDVSLQQEATGSPLSVTWKACSWRRTFLPSYRSCGFWSTNCALRS; this comes from the exons ATGGATGTCACCCATTGGGGGCGCGACTGCGTCCATGTCTCCGTGGACACTCACTCCGGATTCCTGATGGCTACGAAGCAGCCAGGTGAGGCGGTTCGGCACGTGCAGAGCCACCTGTACCACTGGTTTGCCAGTAGCGGAGTGCCAAGGGAGATCAAGACAGACAATGGTCCGGCGTACACGTCGCAGACCATGGCCAAGTTTTTCACGACCTTTGGCATTAAACATGTCACCTGCATTGCCTATAACCCTAATGGTCAAGCCATCGTGGAGCATGCCAACCGGATGCTCAGGACCCTCTTGACCAAACAAGGGGTGGGATGGCGGGTGGGCCAGAGGGAGCTGGACACGGCAGTCTATACTCAT AGTTTTCTGGGTGTGGACCGAGTCTCTGGCCTCACCCCGGCTATGCGGCATCTGTGCGTCGCGGATAAGTCGGGGTTGCCCTCGCGCTGGACGCAAATGGATGACGTGGCTCAACAGGCTATGTGGAAGGACGCCCAAG TCTTGGGGGACAATGTCACCACCCTTATTACTTGGGACAATCCCATTCGTAACCACTCCTATAGTGAGGCCGCCGCCCCGGTCTTGTTTGCATCTCTGGCCGGTACCCAACATCCCGGCCTCTGGAAAGCCTTCACTACCTTGAGGACCATGAACGTGACGGTTCATTCATGTCCGTGCAAGGGGCCCTGTCAGGATTACCCGTATCGGGTGTGGCGGGCGGTCTTCCGAGAGGGCCTTAACATCACCCTGGAATCCACGCCGGAGAACTGTACTGATTACCGGTACCATTTCACGGGCCGTATCTTGATCCCATCCCCTTATGCTTTTTTGCATTGTCGGCTTGGCTCGAACCGCTCGGTCGAG ggacatgggcaagggatagtCACATTTCTGGTCTGGCGGCCCGGATACCTCCTGGTTCCGGTCCGCTCGGCACACCCGTGGTTCTCTTCCCTGTCCGAGCGCAACTGGTATCACGTGTCGCAATGGATCAAGCAACAGAGGCGGGAATTGTTTGAGGCTGTTTTGGGTATTGCCAGCCTGGCTTTCTCTGCCTTTCAGGAGTGGCAGATCCAAAACTTGTTTGATGGGATAGGGTATCTCGGCTCGCAGCTTCAGGCTTTTATGCATAGCACTTGTCAGGCCTTCGCGGTACAGCAGCAGCTTGATGTCTCGCTTCAGCAAGAG GCGACTGGCTCTCCGTTAAGCGTCACTTGGAAGGCCTGTTCTTGGCGGCGAACGTTTCTTCCGAGCTACAGGAGTTGCGGCTTCTGGTCAACAAATTGCGCGCTCAGGAGCTGA